The sequence CGGCGCGCCGCTCGGGGGGACGGGCGGCGGCGGCGCGCCGCTCGGGGGGACGGGAGGCGGCGGCGCGCCGCGCGCGTCCGGCGGAGGCGAGGCCGATGCGCACTGAGTGGTTCCTCGGCGGGGTGATGATGGCGGCGCTCGTGCTGTACGCGCTGCTCGGGGGCGCCGATTTCGGCGGCGGCGTGTGGGATCTGCTCGCCTCCGGCCCGCGGAAGCGGGAGCAGCGCGCGCTCATCGAGCGGGTCATCGGCCCGATCTGGGAGGCCAACCACGTGTGGCTCATCCTGGTCGTTGTGCTGCTCTTCACCGCGTTTCCTCCCGCGTTCGCGGCGATCTCGATCGCGCTGCACGTCCCCATCACGCTGTTCCTCGTGGGCGTCGTGTTTCGCGGCTCGGCGTTCAGCTTCCGCAGCTACGACTCCCGGGGGGATCGGCGGCAGAAGCGCTGGGGGTTCGTCTTCTCGCTCGCGAGCGTGATCGCGCCTGTGCTGCTCGGCATGATCGTCGGCGCGGTGGCGTCCGGGCGGATCCGGGTGGCGTCGGGGGTGGTGACGAGCGGCTTCTTCGCGCCGTGGCTCTCGCTGTTTCCGTTCGTGGTGGGGCTGTTCGCGCTGGCCCTGTTCGCGTTCCTCGCGGCGGTGTACCTGACGAACGAGGCGAAGGAGCCTGCGCTCGTCGACGATTTCCGGCTGCGCGCGCTCGCCTCCGGCTGCGTGGTGGCGGCGCTCGCGCTGGCGTCGTTCGCGGCGTCGTTCCGGGGCGCCCCGCTCATTCGAGAGGGGCTGATGGATCATCCGATCACGTGGCCGCTCCACGTCACGACGGGCCTCGCGGCCACCGCGGCGTTCTTCGGGCTGTGGACCCGCCGTTTCCGTCTGGCGCGCTTGGCGGCGGCGGCCCAGGTCACCCTGATCCTGCTCGGCTGGGCAGCCTCGCAGTACCCGTTCCTGGTGGTGCCGGACGTGACGCTCGAGGGCGCGGCGGCGAACCCGAGGACGTTGCGATTGCTTGTCTGGGTGCTCGGCGTCGGATCCGTGCTTCTGTTCCCTTCGCTGTACGTGCTCTTCCGCGTCTTTGGCAGCGGCCGGGCGGGGGCGGCGTCGGACGGCGACGACGAGCATTGAGCGGGAGTGGGGTCGACGTACGTGGAAGTCGCGGTGGCCAAATTTGATGCACCACCTCACCTACCCGCAGGAGAGGCGTGAGGACGGCTGGCTGAACAGTGGCTCTGTGTCCGTCCCGGCGCTAGGGCGCGACGACGGGATGCCGGCGGCCCATTGCATTCCTGGGACCTGCAACCCGCTCTCGCGGCTCCCTCGAAAAAATGCGAACGCTTTCGCGGGCCTCCCCACGGCGGGCGAACCGTGTTACGCTCCCAAGCGCGAAGTTTTCAGGATGCTTGTGGGGGAAGGAGCCCTGTGGAGATGGCGAACATGGCTAGATACCGTCGACACGCGATTGTGGGGTTACTTGCAGCGACAGCCGGTGTGACGGGCTCGTTCGCCGCGTGCTCGGACTCGTACCGTCACGGGCTCACCGGCTCCGGCTCGGGCCCCACCGGGACCGGCGGCAGCAGCGGCGGCACCGGCGGCGCGGGCGGCGAGGGGGGGAGCACGGGGACGTTCGGGGAGGGGGGGCGATGCGATCCGATCTGCTCCAACGATCTGAAGAAGATCCTCAGCTGCAATGGGGAGACGCTGGACACGTGCGGGCCGGAAGAGGGGTGCGTCAACGCGGAATGCATACCGGACCCATGCGAAGCGGCGAGGAGGTCGAAGAGTTCGTACGGATGTGACTATTGGGCGCTGAAGACGGCAATGGTGAACAACGGAAGCGGAACATGTTTCGCCGCTTTCGTGGCGAACACATGGCAAATGCCCGTCAAAATTAATGTGCAATACCAGGGGAACGAGCTCACCGACCCTGACTTGCCCTCCGAATTCATCTTTATTCCAGAGACGCAAGGCGCAACGACCACATATCGGCCTTATGTTCCTTCTGAAGGTCTTGGCATTGGCAAGGTTGCCGTCTTGTTCCTTGCCAGGAATCCGTTCGGTGGTACCTCGGCTGACGATTGCCCCGACCCTGCCGTGGCAGCAATTCAGGACGAGGCTGGCGTTCGAGGGACGGGTCGAGGAAGTGCCTTCCATATCTCGACGGACTATCCAGTCGTCGCTTATCAGATGGCTCCGTTCAGTAGCACAGGTGTGGCGCTCTCGTCGGCGACGCTGCTGCTGCCCACGAGCGCGTGGGACAACAACTACCTGGCAATCAACGCCTATGGATACTCCGGCGCACCTGCGTATGGCTCCCCATCCTTGGACATTGTCGCCTATGAGGATGATACCGAGGTAACTATCTTGCCCCGAGCCAAGATAGAGGAAGGGGAGAATGTGGCTGGCTCAGAAGCGAATGAGCCCGTTACGTATACTCTCGGTGCGGGCGAATTTTTGCAGCTTACTCAGAAGGATGAGCTGACCGGGAGCCCGATCGCGTCAACGAAGCCTGTGGGGGTCTTTGGCGGGCATGAATGCATGAAGGTGCCCGACAATGTAAACGATTGCGATTCCGCTCAGCAGCAGATTGCCCCGGTCCGCGCGACGGGTAACGAGTATGTGGGCGTTCGTTATCGTGGGCGCAATGGGGACGATGAGGAAGCCCCCCCTTGGCGGATTGTCGGCATGGTCGACGACACGGAGTTGACATGGATTCCGAGCGCTCCCGAAGGCGCTCCCATGTCGCTCAAGCTTGGGGAAACATATCAGTTTAATGCGCGAGGGCCGTTTACGGTCAAGAGCCAGAGTCCGAATAACCCGTTCTATCTTGGTGGCTACATGACAGGGGGTGTGCCGTTTCAGAGAGAAGGCGACCCTGAGTGGGTGAACATTGTGCCTCCGAGCCAATTCTTGGATTATTACGTGTTCTTCACCGACCCGAACTTTCCAGAGACGAGTCTCGTGGTCGTTCGGACGCCTTCCAAGCGAGATGGTTCGTTTGCCGACGTGGAGCTCGATTGCGCCGGGCCGCTCACGGGCTGGGAGGATATCGGTGCGTTCCAGTATACGCGTGTCAATCTCGTCAGCGGGAACTTCGAAGGCTTTGCGGGCTGCTCGAATGGACGCCGCGAGATGATTAGTGAGCTTCCGTTCGGTGTTACTGTTTGGGGGTGGGGAGCGATCCAGAACCACCAGTTGGTCTCATATGCCTATCCTGCGGGGGCAGGCTTTCAGCCAATCAACGATGTTGTTGTGCCCCCTTCCGTTCAGTAATAATCAATGTTTCCGCTAGCTCTTTGGCTGGTGCTCATTGCTGTGTGAGTAGTGGCCGTCGTTGCATGCGCTGCCGAGCATCGCGACGGCCATCGGTAGCATGAGCCGAGTCCGTCACCGCGACCGCCATCATGAGGCGAATGCGTCAGGAAGACGCTGAGGCGCGGCTGCAGCGAAAGAACGCATGAAGAAGCACCCTGTTGCAGTGATTGTGATCTCGGTCTCGGTTTTCGGATCGTCCCTTAACTGCGGCATGATCCTCGGCCTCGATGAGTTCTCCGACGCCGAGAGCGCGGGCGTCGGCGGCTCGACGGCAACGACTGCGGACTCTGGTAGCAGCACGTCGACAGCAGGGGGCGGCGCAAATCCGAGCCTAGCCCCGACGGTGCCGGTCCCGCGACTTCCCATGAACGGCGCAGATGTTGGCACAATGCGAAAGAGCGGGTCGCGACGTCCAAGGTTCGCATGGGAAGAGTCGATGGGAATGACGGACCGGCCTGTCGAGTACGAAATCCAGTATGGCACCGACCCGACGATGGCTGACGTTGTAACGATCACCACAGCGCGAGCCGAGTACCAGATCGATTCAGATCTGCAAGGTGAGCTGCTTCCGCCTGTGGGAAGGCGTTATTATTGGCGGGTGCGCGCCTGTTCACAGGGGGAATGCTCTTCGTTCTCTCCTGTGTGGTGGTTCAATGTCGGTCGGGTAAGATGTGATTTTAACGCGGACGGGTATGATGATGTGGCCGTAGGCGCTGTCTCGGTTACCAGGAATGACATCAATGCTGTGTACTTCTACTATGGATCCGCCGGAGTAGAGTTCGATGCGGCATCCAACGGTACAAAGACAAGGCCGTCTGACTCGGTTGCCGGCTTTGGTACGGCGCTTTCTTGCGCGGGCGATGTCGACGGTGACGGCTTCGCTGACCTCCTGGTAGGGGCGCCCTTCAGCGACCACTTGACCGGTGACGCATGGGTCTATTTTAGCGACGGCGGCGATATTTTCTCGGGTGTGCCATGGGAGCTTCGACATGGTTTGGAAGAGGGGGTCGAGTTTGGCGGAGCCCTGTCCGCGGCTGGAGACGTCGATGGGGATGGATTTGACGATATCATCGTAGGAGAGTTGGGAGGACCTTATGTATACCTCTATCGCGGGGACTCCTCAGAGCGTATTGCGGATCCGATATCGCTCTCTCTTGATGTGAATGCGTCGAGCGTGGTTGCAGCGGTGGCATCGGCAGGCGACGTGAATGGCGACGGTTTTTCCGATGTGATGGTATCGTTTCAGCCTCGTGACTCTCTGGGGCATCAAGCGGTGGGGTTATACTTCGGGGGGACAGGGCTTGGGTTCGATGCAGTCCCAGACATCGAGCTCGCCGCGCCCATGGAGGACTCGAATTTCGGTTCTGCGATCGCTGGGGCAGGCGATGTGAATGGAGATGGATTCGGGGATGTGATCGTCGGGTCACATGGTCTCAGTCGTAGCTATATATACATCGGCGGGCCAGATGGATTGAAACCTGCACCGTACTTGACGCTCGAGGGAAAGGCGCGCACAAATTTCGGTCTGGCTGTCGCGTCCGCCGGGGATATGAATGGGGACGGGTTTGGCGACGTAGCTGTCGGTACGAGCGATTACAGCAATGACCCTGGGACGGTATACATCTACATGGGCGGTTCGGGGACGATGCTGAATGGCAGTGCGGACGTGGCGTTTCATAGACCGGCCAATGGTGATGGATTTGGACCGGTCCTAGGTTCTTCGGGGGATGTGAATGGCGATGGCTTCTCGGATCTCACGATCGCTGCGCCTCAGGATGACGCCGTTTTTGTGTTCTTCGGCAAGTCGAAGGCGGAGAACCCTGATCCAGAGGACGGCTCTGTAATACAGCCGTTGATTGATTTGGTATTCGGTTCGGCGGTAGCAAGGCGATAGCGCAATGCGCATTATCGAGCACCGGAATCGGTCGGGAGGTACAGCAAATGAGCCACCACGGGCTCATCCTACACGGCCTGCTGCACACGCCCGCGTGTCCAGCTACCCCCGTCGGCCGACCGCCGCGCACCGTGGATACAGTGGTCCCATCCCACAGCAGTCCT comes from Sorangium aterium and encodes:
- a CDS encoding cytochrome d ubiquinol oxidase subunit II is translated as MRTEWFLGGVMMAALVLYALLGGADFGGGVWDLLASGPRKREQRALIERVIGPIWEANHVWLILVVVLLFTAFPPAFAAISIALHVPITLFLVGVVFRGSAFSFRSYDSRGDRRQKRWGFVFSLASVIAPVLLGMIVGAVASGRIRVASGVVTSGFFAPWLSLFPFVVGLFALALFAFLAAVYLTNEAKEPALVDDFRLRALASGCVVAALALASFAASFRGAPLIREGLMDHPITWPLHVTTGLAATAAFFGLWTRRFRLARLAAAAQVTLILLGWAASQYPFLVVPDVTLEGAAANPRTLRLLVWVLGVGSVLLFPSLYVLFRVFGSGRAGAASDGDDEH
- a CDS encoding IgGFc-binding protein, whose product is MVNNGSGTCFAAFVANTWQMPVKINVQYQGNELTDPDLPSEFIFIPETQGATTTYRPYVPSEGLGIGKVAVLFLARNPFGGTSADDCPDPAVAAIQDEAGVRGTGRGSAFHISTDYPVVAYQMAPFSSTGVALSSATLLLPTSAWDNNYLAINAYGYSGAPAYGSPSLDIVAYEDDTEVTILPRAKIEEGENVAGSEANEPVTYTLGAGEFLQLTQKDELTGSPIASTKPVGVFGGHECMKVPDNVNDCDSAQQQIAPVRATGNEYVGVRYRGRNGDDEEAPPWRIVGMVDDTELTWIPSAPEGAPMSLKLGETYQFNARGPFTVKSQSPNNPFYLGGYMTGGVPFQREGDPEWVNIVPPSQFLDYYVFFTDPNFPETSLVVVRTPSKRDGSFADVELDCAGPLTGWEDIGAFQYTRVNLVSGNFEGFAGCSNGRREMISELPFGVTVWGWGAIQNHQLVSYAYPAGAGFQPINDVVVPPSVQ
- a CDS encoding FG-GAP-like repeat-containing protein translates to MKKHPVAVIVISVSVFGSSLNCGMILGLDEFSDAESAGVGGSTATTADSGSSTSTAGGGANPSLAPTVPVPRLPMNGADVGTMRKSGSRRPRFAWEESMGMTDRPVEYEIQYGTDPTMADVVTITTARAEYQIDSDLQGELLPPVGRRYYWRVRACSQGECSSFSPVWWFNVGRVRCDFNADGYDDVAVGAVSVTRNDINAVYFYYGSAGVEFDAASNGTKTRPSDSVAGFGTALSCAGDVDGDGFADLLVGAPFSDHLTGDAWVYFSDGGDIFSGVPWELRHGLEEGVEFGGALSAAGDVDGDGFDDIIVGELGGPYVYLYRGDSSERIADPISLSLDVNASSVVAAVASAGDVNGDGFSDVMVSFQPRDSLGHQAVGLYFGGTGLGFDAVPDIELAAPMEDSNFGSAIAGAGDVNGDGFGDVIVGSHGLSRSYIYIGGPDGLKPAPYLTLEGKARTNFGLAVASAGDMNGDGFGDVAVGTSDYSNDPGTVYIYMGGSGTMLNGSADVAFHRPANGDGFGPVLGSSGDVNGDGFSDLTIAAPQDDAVFVFFGKSKAENPDPEDGSVIQPLIDLVFGSAVARR